cccctccccatcaattgcccacccccagcctgctggctcttgggggcttggagggagttctgatgctgtgccagcactatgcaacaatagacacaacacgggagtgataccagtgctgtcccagctatgagtgcagagcacagcactgtgtgggctgctgcagggaaaagtgacttcatcccagacagacccaacacaacaTTCACGCAAGATATGTTGGTACTTATGTAAAAAGGGATGAATAAGGACATTTGTAGAAAACAGTTTCACAAGAAGAATAAGAAACATatcaaaacaaactgaaaccaAACAATCACCCCTAAAGTAAAACCAGGCTCGGACTGACATGACATGAAATACAATAGATGtgtagaagaagaaaggaaacagtcCATAAGTGCTGAAGGGTCAGTCAGTTTCCTCAGCACATCCTGAAAACCTTCCATGACATCACTTTGCTAACGGCATCCTTGatctcctggttcctcatgctgtagatgagggggttcatTGCTGGGGGCATCACTGAGTACAGAACCGCCATCACCAGGTTCagggatgggaaggagagggcagggggcttcaggtaggcaaaaaAGCCAGTGCTGAGAAACAGGGAGACCACAAAGaggtgagggaggcacgtggaaaaggctttgtgccgtccctgctcagagggcatcctcagcacagccctgaagatctgcacataggagaaaagaataaaaacaaaacaccctaAAACCACAGAACTACTGAATGTGAGAAGCCCAACTTCCCTGAGGTAGGACtgtgagcaggagagcttgaggatctggggaacttcacagaagaactggtccacaaCATTGCCTCCACAGAGTGGCagtgaaaatgtattggcaGTGTGTAGCAGAGCATTGAGAaccccactgccccaggcagctgctgccatcttggcagaagctctgctgcccaggaggctcccgtagtgcaggggcttgcagatggcaacgtagcggtcataggccatgacagtgagaagaaaaaattctgctgatatcaaaaagaagaacaaagaaaccTGTGCAACACATCCTGCATAGGAAATGCccctggtgtcccagagggaattggccatggctttggggagagcggtggagatgcagcccaggtcgaggagggcaaggttgaggaggaagaagtacatgggggtgtggaggcggtggtcgcaGGCTATGGCTGTGACaatgaggccgttgcccaggagggca
This Oxyura jamaicensis isolate SHBP4307 breed ruddy duck unplaced genomic scaffold, BPBGC_Ojam_1.0 oxyUn_random_OJ65467, whole genome shotgun sequence DNA region includes the following protein-coding sequences:
- the LOC118159025 gene encoding olfactory receptor 14C36-like, whose translation is MSNSSSITEFLLLAFAETRELQLLHFALFLGIYLAALLGNGLIVTAIACDHRLHTPMYFFLLNLALLDLGCISTALPKAMANSLWDTRGISYAGCVAQVSLFFFLISAEFFLLTVMAYDRYVAICKPLHYGSLLGSRASAKMAAAAWGSGVLNALLHTANTFSLPLCGGNVVDQFFCEVPQILKLSCSQSYLREVGLLTFSSSVVLGCFVFILFSYVQIFRAVLRMPSEQGRHKAFSTCLPHLFVVSLFLSTGFFAYLKPPALSFPSLNLVMAVLYSVMPPAMNPLIYSMRNQEIKDAVSKVMSWKVFRMC